A segment of the Carya illinoinensis cultivar Pawnee chromosome 1, C.illinoinensisPawnee_v1, whole genome shotgun sequence genome:
TTGACAATACTTTCATTTTTgcaaaatttatcaaattcaccactacaaaatccatcccATTGTCAGTTTGAAGTTACTTTACCTTCTTACCTGTCTGATTCTCAATCAAAACCTTCCAttgtttgaaattttcaaacatatCACTCTTTTGCTTCAAAAAACAAATCCAGAGTTTTCTTGAATGATCATCAATGAACGTGAGTAAGTATTAAGCTTCACCTTTGGAAGGAATAGAAGATGGATCCCAAAAATTAGAATGAATGTAGCTCATGGTGCTCTTAGTTTTGTGGACACCTGTAGAGAACTAAACTCTGCACTTCTTCTCAAAGACATGGTGCTCACAAAAGGCTAGCTTCCCTATTAATAGATGACTCAGTAAACCCTGCATACTCAAGATGAACATTCTTTTTTCACTCATATAGCCTAATAGTATATGCCATAACTGAGTATTATCTGAATTAGGATTGTCTAAAGTCAATAATGCAGCTTTACTAGTCGTTGTACTAccctaaagaaaataaaaaccatcagccttattttccttcattacAACCATAGAGTTATTGTTGACTCTAATAACTCCACCTTCACCCATGTACCAGAAATCAAGGGAGTCAAGAGTGCccaaagaaataagattttttttctcaaattggAATGTGCCAAATGTTGGACAAAGTTTGATTAATTCCATCATACATTTTAATCTTGAttgaaccaatcccaacaatttTACAAGCCATCTCATTTTTCACCAAAATGGAACCACCATTGATTGGTTCATACGTCATGAAACAATCACTTTTGGGACACATATGAAACGTGTAAGTCAAGTCCATAACCCACTTGTCACCAAAACAAATACTAGGGCTACTAATTGCTAGGACAATATCTAACCCACTAGAATTTTCTTTGGCAATGCTAATAGCATTAGAGGAACTTGTACTTTTCTCCTTATTCTTCAATTTTGAACACTCATTCTTGTAATGACCAAACCTATGTCAATagtgacatttaacatttttcttgttaaatttcgATCGTGAGCTGTTTCTAGATTTACCCTACTCTTCTCCAAACTTCTTTCACTAGTTCTACCTTGGCTAGAGGAATATTTAACAAACAAGCCATCAACTTACTTATCTTTGCCTTTAACATTCAATTTTGTTCTCAACCCCTTAGAAttcaaagcagattttacatCTACCAAGGAGATGGTATCTGCACCATATAACATCGAgttcacaaaattattaaatgacATAGGCAATGAACACAATACAATTAATAAGGCTTGATCTTTTTTTCAAGTTTAATATCAATGTTCTTCAAATCCATAATgaatttattaaattcatctagatgTTAAAAAATAGGAATACCTTACTTCATCTTGAGAGTGTATAATCGTTGCTTCAAATGCAAACGGTTAGTGAATAACTTCTTGTTATACAAACTCTCAAGTTTATTCCAAAGACCCACAATGGTCTCTTCGTTCGCAACCTCTCACTCCATCGAAGAGAGACAACACGACTGCACTTTATGttttctcttcatcttcctttGTTGATGTAGAAGGTTCATCTCACATCTTCTCATCCAAAAATTTCTCCAAGCCTTGTTGTCGTGTCATAACAAAGCTCTCATCTTGATGCACCATAGGTTGAAACTATTTTGACCATCGAGTTTCTCTACTTCAAATTTCGCCTTAGCCATCTCTTAAAAACAAATATCCTCCACACAACActctgataccagtttgttTGGAACGAGTGGTGATCTAGAGACGAACTAGAAGTAGAGTAGTGAAAGCGAAggacaaaaaattcaaaaatcacataaaaaataccaagatttaagtggtttggCTTGAACAATAGCCTAGGTTCACTAACGGAGTCGATCAAGGAATTCACTATCACAAAGATGAAGTTACAAGGAGAGGAACCACAAATCACTTCTTTTCCAAAGCCCCAATACACCCAAACAGCTCAATAAATGATACAAAGAGAAGAAATGCACCGAAAGGCACCCACCCACCATTTCCTTTCTTGGTTTATTAGGCACACACACAACCCACGTAAttgatgcagcaaattgctgcaccgAAAGTGGGTTGCTCtgctataaataggagagcttaattgtGCAGAGGAGAGTGCgtggagagaaagaagagagaaagagagtgggtaagtagagagagtttacagagagagattttttgtaaaaattatttcatagtgaAGTTACAGCAATTGTGGACGTAgacaattgccgaaccacgttaaatttcgtctctccttttatttagaatcatctctGTCTCCGACTAGTCCACAACACTTGCCTGGGCAGGGGAACCAATAACCGAGCATAACTTATGGCTCTATTGTTGGGAATTCGTAAATGCCGTAATTTGGGTATcaataacattatttttggaGCTAGATTCCTGTTGGTGGTCAACTGCTTGAAAGAAGGGAAGTGTAGTTTGTGGTATTTGGAGAATTTTTGGGAGGAAATCAGTTGTCTTTTATCAAGGTAGCAGATTTCCTTGCTAGGATGGTAGTAGTGGCTGCAATGAAGACTGGTTTACACAAGATGACATTCCTTTTTAGCTCAAGGGCATCCTTGGTACTAATCGTAGCGGCTTACCTTATTTACGCAAGTCCTAGAAATTTTTGGTTGAGCTGTTGGGCGGTGTCGCCTACTGGGAGTTTGGCTTTTACACGGTGTCATTTGAAATTTCATTGTTTTATGTTGCACTGTTTTAAATTGTATCTAGTATTTTTGCAGCGCCAGTCCTTGTATaaggttttcctccgccacatATGAGGATGATTTATTAATAAGGATGCCTAACCTCCCACCtctaaaaattacaatatatatatatatattatgttaaatTAGCACACTGCTCATATTACATCTCTTTATATTTCAGGCAATGCAATCCTTAGGGTCTGTTCGAGTATGATGTAAAATCACATGTTTTGCCGTCTACCATtggattgggttttttttttaatgaatattgtTAATTTTCGAGAATGTGTCACGGAAGTGATggattatatagtatattggTCCATGACGGATATGTTTCTCTTTAGTGAggctataatatatactagaatgAAGTTTATTGGTAGAAGAGTGAGGCAAGAAAATGATCAGAGTAAAACGGGGGGTTTTCTCTACAGAGTACTTCTCTACACTATCTCTTGTAAGGGATTTTATCCAAATCATTAGCGGtgctttcatattttatttgggTTAACAAACACACTCTGAGGGTGTGATATTGTGCATGAGAATTGAGTTGAGTGGGTTTTATGTCAATCTAGTGGAGAGGTAAACTCCTAAACTTCTCTTGATAATGAGTTTCTGCATTGTCGAAAAATGGAGGTTGGCCCGGGTGAACCCAGCTGACTCGACACAAACAACGAATAATTCGAGTCAGTAATACCTGGTTCCTCCCAACTTGCTGCAGCTGACTCCACACAAAATCGTACAAACTTTATTGTATTTACTATATAAGCATTACTGTAAGCCGATTGAATCATAGAGgctagaatgatgaaaaaagcAGTAATACCTGGTTCCTCCCAACTTGCTGCAGCATGCAAAGCCGTTCTACCAAGGGGGCCATTATAAGCTGGAGATTTGCAGGTGTCTATAATTGTGATCACAATATCCCGAAAGTTTCTCTCGGCGGCCATGTAAAGTGGAGTCTCACCAGCACCATtggcaaaatatgaaaattctgGGTCTTCTTCCATCAACAGTTTCGCCGCCTCTAGATGATTGTAGCGCACTGCCTCGTGCAAGGCCGTGTCTCTCTCTTTGTTCGTCATCCTCAGCATCTCCCGGGCCGATCTAAACCCGCTTTCGAGGTCTTGATGGATAAGATTTGCTCGTTCAAGAAGGAATTCAATTACCGCCCTATGTCCGTATCTTGCTGCAATGTGCAAAGGAATTTCATCATTAGCATTGCCTTGCCACAAAAGTAAAGGATGTATTTTGAGAACTTCATCTACAAAGTTAGTCGGTGACTCTGCTTTTGCAACGTCAAGGGATGTGATATAAATATGAAGAACTGTGTTTTTGTTTGGTGTTAGCGGGACATGATTAGGATGTGTCCCATGAACTTTAAAGAACTCGATGTCTCCTTGCGCTGCAGCTTCGTAGAATTTCGGATCCATGCGAGTGACGTTCTCTCTTTCCCTGGGCTGACTAGTATTACCAGATGATCCAGAACCTTCGAACGAACTGGAGGCAGCCATTTTGATTTGTATTGAATCTTAATATATTGTCTCTTCACTTAAATTTGATAGCTTCTACGCCTCAATTTATACTCTCGCAAATTCTCGAAAGCAAAAGCGCATGGAAAAGAATGTCATCCCCTTTTGCCGAATAAAGAGATCATTGAAcagaatttaacttttttctggCTAGAAGCAACTAATTAGTATTACACTTTTTGATTCAGAGATAAgacgagatgagatgagatgagatagttttagatgaaagataaaaattaaataaaatattattattattgttttaaaatttgaaaaagttgaattatttattatattttatgtaaaaatttaaaaaaaaattataataatgaataatataagatgagatgaattgggATGAAATGAGATCACCTCCCAATCCAAATAGTAGCATATAAATGCTTAAATGAAAACTTTTGATGGCCCAAGATACATGAAGTGGTAGGTCACGACGCGCGTACGTACTCCAGAAAAACACTTCCTAGTGATGTAAAAATTAATTAGTAGAGACATGAGTCCGTCGAAATCACTCCAATACTacttaagtttttgtttttttttttaatgcttagGTTTTGTGACACTGGTCAGAATTTAGATTAATTCTAACGAttagttataataaataatcaaagTAAAGAAGACAAGAGATTTGCTCAAAACACAGAAAATAACTTTGTTCTCAAttgaaaatttatcaaaaatcaAGAATCGTCCAACAAACTCACAAGCCGAGCTAAAACAGCTGTAAAtccaaaaaatcataattttaataaaaatagaaaaattcaaataaacacatctaaaataaatacataattaaagaagtaatccATCAAAAAtttggccaaaatttgattCAAAATCACTTCTTAGAAACGAAATATTACCATCAAAGgcaaaaaatatctaaaattagGGATTTGAAGAGGAAAATAGCTAATTTTTGGCTTGAAAACGATGTACACAAAGTATAGCTAGGTGACCACATGTCGAAAATAGCTTTTTGAATTAAGGTCATATGTACCAATCCGATACCTATAGCTAAACTTATGGTCAAAATGCTGACACATGCTCAAAGTTACCCCAAATCAAGAAATAATAACTATTTTCTGCTTGACTTGCACTGACATGCAGTCTTGAGATAATTCAGCGCCATCAACATGCAATCTAACAGCTCAACATCATCTAACTTAGATCCCCCTACATCATTTTGGGACACAAATTAGCATCTGCGTACTATAAGAAAGCCTAGTTCTCTCATTTAAAAATTCTTTCTTTGTGATATCTCATATATAATCTGTAATTATGTGCAAGGAAGTGATAAATGGGATTTCATATTATTTGGGAGGAAAAATTTTTAACTTCTTTATCATGATTCCTGTGAGTTCCAATTGTAGCATTGATCATTCCTTTTGCAATATGAGCCTATATGTAGCTTAGGCATCTTTTGAGTTGTTACAAATATCCTAAGTTAGGAACCAAATTAATTACAAAGTTacaaattatcataattaaggcaatatatatacattggcACTTTGTATTCATGaactaaatttaaattataaaatatattttagaaacCAAATCcttaatttgttaatatttttaacttaaactatgtgaggattttgatttcttCTCAACGTTGCCATCTTCAAATTGAAGCCATCATCAAGAAAAACCATACAAGACCGAATTCAAAGTTAAAACATTATAAGAAAACAGCATATTTGTTGCCAATTAATTCTTACCAAAATGAgtatattttcatcacaaattGTCATTCTCATTATAAATAACTCGTCATAAATGTtcgattttcaaagaaaaagattcTTGAAAACATATGTAATAATCATATGTCATCATATAATTGAGGCAAATCTATTAGAAAAGGTTTCTGTAATTTGGAAATTGGCAAAAAGACAGGTAATCCGTAGCTTGTCACAATTCCTAATGACCTAACTTGATTAACACGTTTTATTAATTGGGTTGGGTTAAGATTGACTGATTAATGATGAATCCAAATAATTTCTCACGAATTGACACCTTCAAGATCACATTGTTATACTCGCAAAAGAGTGAGACACATGAGGATACACTAATGATCAACACAACTTCCTTTTTGGTTTTTGAGAAACCCACCAATCAACATgagtttctttcttctttttgagCGAGCCAACatattttactttcattttccCTTTCGCTCGGTGAAGCATTATAAAAGATAACAAGCATTATAAGAAAGGACAAAATGTGGTAGATCGAAGCAATGAACAAAGAAGAATGTATGGTGCAATGAGCGACATTTTGTGGTTTCAATGActaatttatacattacatttcTCCGGAAACGGTATAGTGTGGTAGAAAAAATTAACTAAagtatttgaaaaatcaaataGAGAGAATTAAATCAGTTTAGAAAGTAAGAATAGAGTACATGAGTGATTGTTCCTATGAACAATGCGTCAACAGAAGTGTGGTTTCAAACAGTTACTTATACACTACATTTCTTCTAAAAGAATAAAGTGTGATAGAAGTAATGAACTAAATAATCTGAAAAATCAAATAGAGAGAATTAAATCAATTTTAGAATGTAAGAATAGGGTACAAGAGTGACGGATACTGTTATGGTCATAAGAACCATGAATGAACAAAAATGTGGTTCAAATGGTTATTTCTACACTAGATTTCTTTGGAAAGGATAAATTGTGGCGGAAGTAATGAACTAAAACATCTGAAAAATCAAGGAGAGAAAATTAAACCAACTTTTGAAAGTAAAAATAGAATACATGAGTGACGGATACTGTTATATATGTTCATATGAACAGTGCGTGAC
Coding sequences within it:
- the LOC122277599 gene encoding ankyrin-3-like, producing the protein MAASSSFEGSGSSGNTSQPRERENVTRMDPKFYEAAAQGDIEFFKVHGTHPNHVPLTPNKNTVLHIYITSLDVAKAESPTNFVDEVLKIHPLLLWQGNANDEIPLHIAARYGHRAVIEFLLERANLIHQDLESGFRSAREMLRMTNKERDTALHEAVRYNHLEAAKLLMEEDPEFSYFANGAGETPLYMAAERNFRDIVITIIDTCKSPAYNGPLGRTALHAAASWEEPEVIELIQRIEGISKEADQKGWTPLHLAAHYNKIKSTMLLLEYDRDVAYMKDKDGRTALHIAAHRGHHMVMEKIISSCPDCCELVDKRGWNVLHFAADDPILDDFEAYQHIKLIIGAILENRSLGNLLNQKDTDGNTPLHYLLRRSSCWLDTNDHWHTIGKDNLFFDPRVDKMAFNNENLHAWEIALTVTDVSIQKVTYIILLFFIPQK